One Choloepus didactylus isolate mChoDid1 chromosome 8, mChoDid1.pri, whole genome shotgun sequence DNA window includes the following coding sequences:
- the ASCL1 gene encoding LOW QUALITY PROTEIN: achaete-scute homolog 1 (The sequence of the model RefSeq protein was modified relative to this genomic sequence to represent the inferred CDS: inserted 2 bases in 1 codon), translated as MESSAKMESGGAGQQPQPQPQQPFLQPAACFFATAAAAAAAAAAAAAQXSAQQQQQATAAEPATEGQPSGGGHKSAPKQVKRQRSSSPELMRCKRRLNFSGFGYSLPQQQPAAVARRNERERNRVKLVNLGFATLREHVPNGAANKKMSKVETLRSAVEYIRALQQLLDEHDAVSAAFQAGVLSPTISPNYSNDMNSMAGSPVSSYSSDEGSYDPLSPEEQELLDFTNWF; from the exons ATGGAGAGCTCTGCCAAGATGGAGAGTGGCGGCGCGGGCCAGCAGCCCCAGCCGCAGCCCCAGCAGCCCTTCCTGCAGCCGGCAGCCTGCTTCttcgccaccgccgccgccgcggcggcagcggcagcggcggcggcggcgca AAGCGCGCAGCAACAGCAGCAGGCAACCGCAGCTGAGCCCGCGACCGAAGGCCAGCCCTCAGGGGGCGGTCATAAGTCAGCGCCCAAGCAAGTCAAGCGACAGCGCTCATCCTCGCCGGAACTGATGCGCTGCAAACGCCGGCTCAACTTCAGCGGCTTCGGCTACAGCCTGCCGCAGCAGCAGCCGGCCGCCGTGGCGCGCCGCAACGAGCGCGAGCGCAACCGCGTCAAATTGGTCAACCTGGGCTTTGCCACCCTACGAGAGCACGTCCCCAACGGCGCAGCCAACAAGAAGATGAGCAAGGTGGAGACGCTGCGCTCGGCGGTCGAGTACATCCGCGCGCTGCAGCAGCTCCTCGACGAGCACGACGCGGTGAGCGCCGCCTTCCAGGCCGGCGTCCTGTCGCCTACCATCTCCCCCAACTACTCCAACGATATGAACTCCATGGCCGGCTCACCGGTCTCATCCTACTCATCCGATGAGGGCTCTTACGAC